The following nucleotide sequence is from Mangifera indica cultivar Alphonso chromosome 1, CATAS_Mindica_2.1, whole genome shotgun sequence.
attaagaaattattttaatcacaTGTCAAAACACCTAAATTATCCTTCAGGGATGTTCTCTACCGTCAGAAACTTATATGGGGCATTACTTTAAGTTGCTTTAACATTTGCAGCCGCAACAACGACTCCAACATAGATGCAGACAGTTGTGGAATAGACATATAAGTAGAGTTGGATTTAAGACGAACCGAGCTCAAACAGTTCagctagtttttttttttcccagagGGGTGAGTTTCGGCTCAGGCTTGCCAAGCCAAGAGAATATTTTGTTCGTATTCGACTTGCTTCATGGATCGGGAGTTCATGTTGGGCTTGGGTTCATGTAGACAAGCCGAACTTGGCTCAAGCACACTGAAGTCGTTTGTTTAAATTTGGTTCTCTAGTGGCTTGTGCAACatcgtttaaaaaaaatttttaatatattttagcttaGGTTTAGACTTGGATTCGTATATGGCAAGATCAGGTTCAGGCTTGTAAtcagttttcaaatatattttagctcaaattcatatATGTTAGGTTCAGATTCAGATTCGTTCAAATAAAGTTCCTATAAAGCTCAAACAAATTCACTTCGAATCTAATCCTACATATAAGTACCTAAAAAAGAATGGAACCATTAGTTTTACAATAACTAAACTTCTACATAAATTTAAGATgatattaagaaattattttaaacacatatcaaaaacctaaattaTCCTTGAAGGATATTTTGTACCCATCAAAAACTTATATAGAGCAATTAATTAAGTTGTTTTACCCTTCAAAATGCACAAATTCAAAGCtatggaaaaaaaaaggttaacaGTTTGCTTATTTTAGGAATAGCAGCATCTTAGACAATGGCACTAGGAATTGGTGCAATGTAAATACTGTAAAGGTCTCTCTTATAGTGTTTACATTACACTCATTCATGGTCAATCAAGTCTACAAAGTAAAGTCGTCTTAATTGTTTACACACTTTTTCTCTATagaacatattaagttttttcattatcttttaatgaaaaataataattgataaaattaaaaaaacaaaatagaaactaTGTTGTTTATAGACATTAAAGAATTGGTGGAAGTAACAggtataaccaaaaaaaaacgAATGACACTATTTGAAGGCCAAGTGCATGAGTTTATCAATTCTAGCTAAGGCTACTAGGCTGGTCAATAGCCATTGAGCTTGTTCGGCGGAAGTAGAATGACTTTTGCAATTGCAACAATTGTTCtgcaacattttttaaaatttttcttttttttttttttgctacaGTAATTGGTCGGGTCGAGATGGCTTGTGGCATAATCCACTACAGTAACAAGTCATGCTAAAAAAAGGAGATATAGATCGTGCCTTAGGTTAGCCTAACCCCTTTGACGCCTCTAGTTTTTGTCATAAAGAGAAGATGTTATTCATCATATGCATATACAAATAGATGTGCACCCACAAAAAGGTGTTAGGACAAGTTCATACATATTGTGAACCACAATAGCCTATGAGACTCATATGGCCATGTTGTCAAATTTGTCTCAACCTAATCCAATCAACACAAAGATAAGATGTTTTATAAAAAGcatgtttttgaaaaattatttcagcAAAGATTTTTAAAAGACATTTGTACACACATTGTATCTCATGTCATCCAAGTTTGGATCCTTTGATGTAcctgtgatacccttaggcaaatcccacatcgacaaagcacgggagagatgttgggtctgtcaGTATTCTGTCTATGTATCTCACATTaattagtggtgggagaatttgactggttaaatagtctgtgagttccttaaattattaaaacgcgttttgggttgcaaagctcAGAAGCAAAAGCATGATGAATTGTAtgtccaaagtggataatatcttgacagtgggtcaggttattggaccagggatgttacaataCCCCATATGAAGATATTAATAAGATTAGGAATCCAAGATTAGATGTGCAGAGAAAccaagagaaaaaatgtaagGTTTAGATACTCTTACTTAAAGAGTGATTATCACTCACTCATTTCCCTTTTACATTATGTAGGTAATAGTTGATGTTGACAACTGCAGAAAGGCATGTCAACTAAGGCCAAGCATGAAGGGGACATGAGTAGATATTATGTTACAATGTTTTGTCTAGTAATGTAATATTTGTTGTATGACATGTTTTGGTTAAATTATGTTTGGGAGTTATTATTTTGTACTACACATGTTGGATGATGTTTATTTGGAGAAATATTTTGAATGTTTTCcactattttgataatatgagATTGTTTACAgtaatttaaatgtttaattctACAAGTATTATATTTAAGTGTTTAATCATACATATGTAGTCAAGTGTTTACATGAATGAAGACTCTCATATTAAAGTAACTCACCATCTCACAGGTTGGTGATGATATTGCTCTTATCTACAAGAAGACCTTTATAAGATGTATGAAGATCTAATGGAATGAGAATGAAAGAAAACATTTTGCAATGTGAGTAGTTTAGGTCATTCTcccttctttttttataatcaaaacaaattagCAAAAGAGGGCACATCCTAGTCATTCAAACTTCCCGTCAAACACTTGTCAGCCATCCCAAGATGGAAATTATGCACAAAAATCATATTCCATAGGAAAATGGAATGAATTATGGATACATGGCTCAAAACATATAGAGTCATTATGATGCCAACAAgcatgttttaattaaaatatatatatatgataaatctCAATGTGGCAACATCCCATGTAAGGTAGATAATTCTTGACGTTCTTTAAGTCCTTGAACCAAGGGTAAGGGTGGATTCGAGTCAAGTTGAGCTCTAGCTTAGGCTTGCtgaacttgtctcaaatttgattcaactcaaggaagttgagctcgagcctaagctcaaactcgataaattttaatagagtcaagctcaagctaAAGCTCGATATGATGAGTCATGCTTAGACCTGGCCACGATTCATGAACCGATGATTTCGGTTTGAAACCACCAGTTCACGATTTGAAAGAATAAGGATCTTGTACTAAAACCGTAATAAGACAGTTTGTAACCGATTCAGAATCGACGGTTCTGGTTCATGACCCCGGTTTGGAACCGATGGTTTCGATTCGAAACTgacattgaaccgtcaattctaatacatgatcttgatttaatttttaaattattaattacaataattgaaaattaaaagaaagacttggacttaatttttcaattaagcttcctacgtatcttttgaggtttagaagaatcaaagcctacgcAGTtatcttacctttgcatatctaatagttggcagtacccccttaccttatcattcacctctaCTATCTTAagtattatttcccgtcatcgaactatccgtagttaaatcaagcaattcttcattgaagtccacttttatttcttgttagcgtaattcggctcttgtccaatcgtccatgcatacttgggcttcaatagattcaggagccaaacttgatcgcctctcatccaatatattactcctctaactaaaagcttgttctactgcaacagttgatactggtgctACCAGAACTTGTTTAGTAATAGTTActaatattggaaaagttgataCATGTCAACTCTACCATTCtagaactggaaagtctttacctatattgttgtcaccaaactcaaaaatagtagttaaataaatatcaagctccaaGGTGGAGCGTAATGTTCCttttggtcttttgcccctttgcatcataatacgatcaccataactcatattttgggttgatgatggagcaataggtggtagagaggaagaaaaacCACCTTGGttatcataaattaatgaatattcagcataaatttctttaattaaattcataatgttaattatagttaatggaatattaacttcatctaattgtaaacattcataatataatgtcaaataatctgtgacaccatctaattcaAATCTAGgattaaaaaaacatgcaacaagaaaaagttctggaattgttttatagtaacttaaccattttgtttttattaaaaaaatagcttcttgtagaataatatcttgttcggtTTCTTGTAAAaccccaataatattaacagcttcatttaaaaacaaatgagaagtgggataataaaccccatttaaagtatatgttgcatttttaaaatttcttaatacatttaaaattgttttacaaatatcccaatgttggggatataatataacttgcggcacatgttgtgaaataaatgagcataataaatctctataatcaaaagactcgttgagcaattcatatgttgaattccaacgagtcagCACGTCTTTagaaaatctttttggtcttctattatgttgtttacaaaatttgtcATATTCTTTCATAGTTTAGAGATGTgtcaataaaaatgaaattgctatttttattggactaatataattattaagacaatgtaaaTCATCctatacacataaatttaatacatgacatgcacatctaatatgaaaaaatctatcacctaaattaggtttgcaaatattaattaaatcatttattgagacagtatttgaacgtgcatcatcaaatgaaattgaaaaaattttataaagtaatttatattcttctaatattcctttaactattctataaatattatcggtcgtatgtcgttcatcaaacaccctaaatgctaaaattcttttttgtaataaaaaattgtcatctatccaatgacaagttatacccatataaaaGTGAACTTatcaatggtcactccaaatatctctacatatagatacacgcccatcaaaatttgtaaaaaattgaattaattctttttttgttttttatataaactaaataatgttctttttaatgtgtttctttgaatagttttatgtgcagaatttaatgcagttttataataattattaaaacctaaattttcaccaaaactaaatgttaaatgatctattgctaccatttttgtaaatttttctttacttttattatcactatacataaataaatatttgtgtgtAAAACCATACccagttatttgtgtttgacctcgactttgccccattttttccagatgctttgactccaagtgccttttgaacgtTTCGTATCCAccttcttgtttgaatttataaatttgcctatAATAATTGCAAACAACAtcgaaattaccatcttccgtttgtattttcttgaaatgaatcttgaaaatatcggatgtaggaatttttttatagtgttattccatctccatctgttgttgaagttattgttgttgctccacctctatATATTagctttcactttcttgtgttaaaaaatcatttataaattgattttcattcacatttgatatatgtgaatattgactaCATCTCCTATTACcagaagaatttccactacttgtcattttttgataataaataaaattaattatataaattaattatatgattaattatgaaagataataaaaaaataaaattaatcatagaaataaattctataattaattatgaattgtataataaaaatagaaattggaattaataaaaaattaagaaagaatttaattaaatttaagagaatttgattgaattgaaagattgagagagtattaagagttgaaagaataagaatgagaatgagagtttaaaggattgagtgagagagtggagagattaaaatttgagagattgaaataaaatagggtatatatataggaaaaaaacattttgaaaaaaattaaaaaataggggggtgaaatgtgattttaaaaattgcaagGGACCGTGCTCTGAAAATTgtaggggaccgttggtcccctgaaattttcttttcaaagccAACTGTTCCCCgcacagggaaccgttggctttttaataaatttaaaaaaaattcaaattttttcgaTTCAGCACAATAAACCACCGGTTTACATATCGGTTCATAAATCGAGTGTGAATCGACGGTTTCACGgttcaaaattaggtaaacTGAAACCGATCCGCTAAAATCTGGTTTCAGTCCTATTCCGGGTTTGCCAGTTCCGGTTTCGATTTTATCTGGGCCGATTTCGGTTCGGTTCATAGGCCAAACTGGCCTGTGGCCAGATCTAGTCATGTTAAATCTCAACTTTgtactataatattttttagatttaattattatttttaaacttattaataattaattttaaaatttatgttttctcataaattaaaaCATGTAAGGAAATTGAAGTGTGATGAGGTATGCTTATTTATAATGGGTGAGATGAATTATCAGAATACATCTCACTTGTATAAGAGATGTAGAATTGGGTTGAGAGCTCGAGCTGAAGCAATGGTAGTTCATTTTAGGCTTGATCAAGTCAAGTTATCAATCGAACTAAACTAGCTAAACCTGAATTTAACCCTAACTAGAAGTTATAGTTATACGTACAATACTTTTTAGCCCATGAATTTTTTATCCAAGACTCATCTTTTCAAGAGTCTAGGTCATCAAGACTAGCAACCAAACACTAACTAGCAGCTAGGTAACACTTTAACTCTCTTATTCAATTGTTTGTAGCTAAAACGAGTAAACTTTTTACTCGAGCAATGAGAACGCATCCAACTAACAAGGGATTTGTCCAAAACCTTCAACagatattcttttattttgtattcataacaacaacaaaaagatATATCTATCTTTTTAACTAGGATATTTCAATCTTTGTATATATTCCCATTTAGATCAAATGAAATAGGAATCCACTATTGGAATCTTATTTGGATTAGGAATctccaattattttaatttgaatgtaatttttcGTCAATACTCTTATAGATATAAACGAATATTTGAGAGATGGGGATCATAATCATCAAGagacaagaaagaaaacatTACAAATAATTCATTGCATTTATTCCTTACGTAATACATGTCAACTAATAGCTACACTGCGTTAAAAATTATGTgtctaattttctttattttctttgatttttttttttaagtattatttttacatGATAGTAGACATAGTATTAtctattcatattttaatcGTTACTATTTTAGTCTATTTtgtataagattttaaattatgtatatcaatTAATAATGAGAAATTACACCTATAGCACTATTTTTGAATCATCTTTTGAATCAGAATCAAAATCATTGCACTAGATTTGAAATGAAGCAATTATTTGTACTTTGGGGTTTTAAAATCGATGGCCGTTGTGtccaacaaaaatttatatccCTTTGCAGGGTTTTCAATCCTAAAATAAACTCATTGTCCAAATAAATTGTCGAAGTCTATGATTGGGTAGGTGGAGGTGACATGTGAAATTGAACAACAgaagaaaaagttttaatttggaTGGACTTTTGAGGACTCAAGAAACCGTGTCAATTCGCATTTAGTAGTTTGCAGCCAAAATTCCTAGTTTTGATTAGAAGGGATTGGTGAGAAACATCTGCACTTGTCAATTTGTAACTGTCTAAGGTTAGTAAGCTGCACAATTGCTTCAAAGATTGAGTTCAACAAGAAATTAGCCTCATCTAGGTGAGAAGTTTAACTAATCAATATACATTCTCCAGATTTCCCCATCTACATCTCATCAAACTCCGTCAACCCTTCAACGTTTTTACTCTATAAAAACGTCTATTAGAGTTGTTTCTCCCACAGAAAACACAAATAACAAACTCTTCTGTTCTTCATATTCACGAGCTTACTTAATTATGGCTGCTTTTAAGCATTTCTTCTTGTTATCTTTGCTTGTAGCACTATTGTCAAGTTTTGATATGAGTCTTGCATCTCGCCATCTTTTGGACAATCCAGCGGCACCACCTCCATTATTGCCGACAATTCCACCACTGCCGAAGGCCACATTGCCGCCATTGCCATCAATTCCAACATTACCTAAAGCTACACTTCCACCTCTGCCTTCAACTCCATTGCCAACTCTCCCAACTCAGCCAACTCCTCCAAAACCAACGTTGCCTCCTTTGCCAAATCCAACTGTCCCAAAACTGATTCTCCCTCCATTGCCAAATCCAACTCCTCTTCCCACCATTCCCACTACAATCCCGTCAATTCCTTTCTTCTCTCCACCACCATCAAATTAAACTACTGGCTATTCTTTAACATGCCATAATTCAATTAGTCATTGGTACTTTGTATCATTATACATCATTCTCATTGAGTGTGTTTGCACTATTATTCGTTATTATTATTTCTGAATGTTATATGTCATCGACTTTGTGTAGTAGTGGcttgtattttgtttgaatgatgaataaatatattcaGATTTTTGGTTGTTCTAGTCATATAGacactttttctttctttcttgatttAGTCAAACTATAACTTAATTTAATGGTATAGTAATTATACGAAAGGTGAAACATAAAAACACTATAAGTTACATTTGTGGTTAAATTTAATCTTGCAGATATGCAAAGACATTCTTCTCTAATTCCAACCACACAAACGAGGGATTATAATGAAATCTAACACAAATTAAAGGCATtataaaacattcaaaatatttcaattttatgaatTATCATCTCTCAAACATGAATCCACATCTAAGGATCTTAAATGAACATTAAAAAGACGTTTGCTTATCTTtaattatcttagtaatctgttttttattatccgtattatcttattttaataaaactgtatacataattttatacacaaataatagtatgtttttatgtgattgagtattgtttttatttttaatttaaaactatataatcatataataaatatattattatttgtgttcaAAGCTATACacattatttgtgcatatagCACTACTCATCTTATTTAGTTTgtaggtaataaaatattctgataattttttattactaatggtaatataacagataatataaataatactctGATTATTTCATTCatccttaagtattaaaatattacgaAAATTTTGTTACagttatatctttatttattaatttttttagattaaaacactcacttttaattattataataaataacgtaaaaataattaaataattatactcaaagtcatttaaatatatttaataaataaattttaaataaaataatatattaatattcatttattttttccaacGAAACACTAATTACTTACACTTGCTTATACCcatcataataatttatacccaatatttttaaaataatctatctacatgataaattttatttttgacaatcGTTAACCACCTCTACCAAACACACCATAAGTTGTTTTTCCCCGAACTGATTCAATGAACTTGATAATAGGTCTCTTACGGGGAATGCAACATATTCTTGCCATACGAGTTCTGAGACTGCCATCTGGGAAATTTTGCGGATTAAATCTATACATtgcaatgaaatttttaatcaatgttGAAAATGATCACTGCAAATCAAGtgtaattaatgaatataatatatttcaattacaattaaatgtttcaattttatgGCATATCGCCAGCgacaataatatcataaatagaagaaaaaggaaaatagttgaaagaatcaaattttggtttttcgATACCGCACACTATCAAAACTGGGTTTCTTAGAGCTTCAAGCTCTATCTTGCATCATTAATGATAGAAACTTGGTTCCTTTTCCGCATTGTCAGCACCAAATATGTGTACATCCCAGTTGCCGCCACGACAGCGACTCCAACATAGATGCAGACAGTTGTAGCACAGACATACAAGTACCTAAAAAAGAATGGAACTATTAGTTTTACAACAATTTAACTCGATCGTAAAATTAAGATGGcattaaagaaattatttaatcacacaTCAAACATCTAAATTATTACTTCCAAGGATATTCAAAAACTTTTATGAAGCAATTACTTAAAAAGTTTCTTTACCCTTCAAAATGCGCAAATTCAAAGCTATGAAAAAAAGGGTTAAAAGTTAGCTTATTTTAGCAATAGCAGCACCTTAGACCATGGCACGAAAAGTAAACCCAAAATATGTTATAAAACTAAACTTCAATGATTCATAAAGCAGCCACCAATAAATTGAGTTCAGTGAGACTTACTTTGGAGAAAAGACACTCCAAACAAACAAATGGTTCCTCATTAACAGCAAGACAGTGGTGTAAGCAGTCAATAGAATCGAGTTTATGCCCAGTGGAACCAAACAAGGAAAACCAAGCATTGTCTTGAGAAGATGTTCAGAACCTACATTCTGGGGTACAACAAGATAGCTCTTCACAGATATGTAGACTACCATGCTAAGAAGAGCTAACATGGGGGAAGCATAGGTAATACTGAACATTAAAATGCCAGAAAGAAGTGTTGAATGACTTGAGATTCCCTGAGAAGGTCAATAACTATATTAAGCTACATAAATAACAATGTCAGTAAGACACAAACTAttggaggaaaaagaaaaatatatatgccCAGAAGAAGAGTATATACAATAAAAGCTCCAGCAACATCAATGGTAGCTAGAGTGTTGCTGTTCCCCAAAGCAAAATGGCCAGCCATTCCCAAAAAGCACAGGGCAGAAACctaagaaaatgaaacaaattgcAGAGTATTAGTATTTGAAATACAATAGAGTAGATAAAAtgagatgataattttgaaacatAATACACACTAACCTATTCTCACCCAACACAGATTCAGATAACAAATATTCCAAAGTAAAATATGTTTAGAAATAAAAAGATGTAGTTGCCTACCTCTACCCATTCCTCAAGATGCAGTCCACCATATGAAGAATATAGCATGGTGGTTATGATTTGGACAAGAAGCAACAGGATAGGCATTGAATTTATTGGTTGTTGGAGCATCAGCTGCAGAAAACACCAGCATACGATGTAGGACCACCCAATCACATATAAAGAATCTCTCATTTCCATCAGTGGAGACATCTTTTTTACATCCTTGGGAACCAAAGTTGATAAGTAGATATTATGACTTGAGCCCATGTAAGACAGGTGAAGAGGAATAAGCCAGGGTATAACTATAACGGTACCAACAGTGGCACTTCCTAGAATGGCATAGATAATTTGTGCCAATAAGGTGGAAACATCACTAGATGGTGCAAATGTGTTGTCCTGATACTTCATGACATATTGCAAAACCAACAATCCCACAATAGAGAAGTTAATTCCAACCATTTGAACTATCATTTTCTttgatccaaaaaaagaaagagcatATAAGCTTACAAAGATCACCATAACACCGGAGACAAGCTGAActgcttttacaacatcattcCCACCTTGTTCAAGCCACTTAGAAATGTCAGGAAGATAAGTCCAGTTCACACCACCTTGATGCCAGCCTCTCAATATTCTTCCAGAGATAAGAAGCACAAATACAAAAGACAtttgaactttcaaatttatGCTTTGCCCCTTGAACAACCTACTGTCTGCTAGGAGAAACTGTGCTGTTTTACGAAGCAATAACAGATACAATGTTGATGTCATAAAATGCCAAATATAATGCTCTT
It contains:
- the LOC123219681 gene encoding proline-rich receptor-like protein kinase PERK2; protein product: MAAFKHFFLLSLLVALLSSFDMSLASRHLLDNPAAPPPLLPTIPPLPKATLPPLPSIPTLPKATLPPLPSTPLPTLPTQPTPPKPTLPPLPNPTVPKLILPPLPNPTPLPTIPTTIPSIPFFSPPPSN
- the LOC123222140 gene encoding GPI ethanolamine phosphate transferase 2 isoform X5; amino-acid sequence: MEMLVSSITCKRLTVFSIFAVVIQIIGLSLFVFGFFPVKQALSGVSGPESYHAPACDSNRTQTHTSLPPHQLRSLYQDLSGIPPSFDRLILMVKDTVQVDQNVSRHLGDELSRDDWNLLILHYLGLDHVGHIGGRNSVLMAPKLLEMDQIVKIIHTSIIQMQESDQGNMLLLVVSDHGMTESGNHGGSSSEETDSLALFIGLRNHVSDYASATRNTAHQVDIAPTLALLFGVPIPKNNIGVLISETFDSLKDDHRLRALELNSWQLLRLLQAQSLGLSCGNIPCNGLNDSKTSGTVECNGSSKKMLCCLYMNAAVLHNSWKSEQVSEGEAYRSTVAAYHKFLKTASEWLSGRATDKSVNVLASGVAAMLLSCLIFLSLILHMCREVKQEKKQHLSNLDSHSQFWHLEETFVLGVIFILAISMTSSSMVEEEHYIWHFMTSTLYLLLLRKTAQFLLADSRLFKGQSINLKVQMSFVFVLLISGRILRGWHQGGVNWTYLPDISKWLEQGGNDVVKAVQLVSGVMVIFVSLYALSFFGSKKMIVQMVGINFSIVGLLVLQYVMKYQDNTFAPSSDVSTLLAQIIYAILGSATVGTVIVIPWLIPLHLSYMGSSHNIYLSTLVPKDVKKMSPLMEMRDSLYVIGWSYIVCWCFLQLMLQQPINSMPILLLLVQIITTMLYSSYGGLHLEEWVEVSALCFLGMAGHFALGNSNTLATIDVAGAFIGISSHSTLLSGILMFSITYASPMLALLSMVVYISVKSYLVVPQNVGSEHLLKTMLGFPCLVPLGINSILLTAYTTVLLLMRNHLFVWSVFSPKYLYVCATTVCIYVGVAVVAATGMYTYLVLTMRKRNQVSIINDAR
- the LOC123222140 gene encoding GPI ethanolamine phosphate transferase 2 isoform X6, producing MIIFLFFSIGWKMVMLGDETWLKLFPGLFTRQDGVGSFFVKDTVQVDQNVSRHLGDELSRDDWNLLILHYLGLDHVGHIGGRNSVLMAPKLLEMDQIVKIIHTSIIQMQESDQGNMLLLVVSDHGMTESGNHGGSSSEETDSLALFIGLRNHVSDYASATRNTAHQVDIAPTLALLFGVPIPKNNIGVLISETFDSLKDDHRLRALELNSWQLLRLLQAQSLGLSCGNIPCNGLNDSKTSGTVECNGSSKKMLCCLYMNAAVLHNSWKSEQVSEGEAYRSTVAAYHKFLKTASEWLSGRATDKSVNVLASGVAAMLLSCLIFLSLILHMCREVKQEKKQHLSNLDSHSQFWHLEETFVLGVIFILAISMTSSSMVEEEHYIWHFMTSTLYLLLLRKTAQFLLADSRLFKGQSINLKVQMSFVFVLLISGRILRGWHQGGVNWTYLPDISKWLEQGGNDVVKAVQLVSGVMVIFVSLYALSFFGSKKMIVQMVGINFSIVGLLVLQYVMKYQDNTFAPSSDVSTLLAQIIYAILGSATVGTVIVIPWLIPLHLSYMGSSHNIYLSTLVPKDVKKMSPLMEMRDSLYVIGWSYIVCWCFLQLMLQQPINSMPILLLLVQIITTMLYSSYGGLHLEEWVEVSALCFLGMAGHFALGNSNTLATIDVAGAFIGISSHSTLLSGILMFSITYASPMLALLSMVVYISVKSYLVVPQNVGSEHLLKTMLGFPCLVPLGINSILLTAYTTVLLLMRNHLFVWSVFSPKYLYVCATTVCIYVGVAVVAATGMYTYLVLTMRKRNQVSIINDAR